Proteins encoded by one window of Ulvibacter sp. MAR_2010_11:
- a CDS encoding UDP-glucuronic acid decarboxylase family protein: MRKRVLITGASGFLGSHLCDRFIKEGYEVIGMDNLITGDLKNIEHLFKLENFEFYHHDVTKFVHVPGNIDYILHFASPASPIDYLKIPIQTLKVGSLGTHNLLGLAKEKKARILIASTSEVYGDPLVHPQSEEYYGNVNTIGPRGVYDEAKRFQESITMAYHRFHGLETRIARIFNTYGPRMRLNDGRVIPAFIGQALRGEDLTVFGDGSQTRSFCYVDDQIQGLYNLLLSDYSLPVNIGNPHEITILEFAQEIIKLTGTKQKIIFKPLPQDDPMQRQPDISKARQILNWEPKVSREEGMKKTFDYFKNLSKEELFKSEHKDFSKHNRN; this comes from the coding sequence ATGCGTAAAAGAGTTTTAATTACAGGGGCTTCAGGGTTTTTAGGATCTCATCTGTGCGATAGATTTATTAAAGAAGGATATGAGGTTATTGGAATGGACAACCTCATAACAGGAGATTTAAAAAATATTGAACACCTTTTTAAGCTGGAAAATTTCGAGTTTTATCATCACGATGTTACAAAATTTGTCCACGTCCCCGGAAACATAGACTATATTTTACATTTTGCCTCTCCGGCAAGTCCTATAGACTATTTAAAAATACCCATTCAAACCTTGAAGGTAGGCTCTTTGGGAACCCATAATTTATTAGGTCTCGCGAAAGAAAAAAAGGCACGCATTCTAATAGCATCCACTTCCGAGGTATATGGAGATCCTTTGGTGCATCCGCAAAGTGAAGAGTATTATGGAAATGTTAATACAATTGGTCCCAGAGGCGTGTATGATGAGGCAAAACGCTTCCAGGAGTCCATTACAATGGCATATCACCGTTTTCATGGATTGGAAACTCGCATTGCACGAATTTTTAATACCTATGGCCCTAGAATGCGATTAAACGACGGACGGGTAATTCCGGCGTTTATTGGTCAGGCGCTTAGAGGGGAGGACCTTACCGTTTTTGGTGATGGCTCTCAAACAAGATCCTTTTGTTATGTAGATGATCAGATTCAAGGGTTGTATAATCTTCTTTTAAGTGATTACTCATTGCCCGTAAATATTGGAAATCCACATGAGATCACTATTTTGGAATTTGCTCAGGAGATTATAAAATTAACTGGAACAAAACAAAAAATTATCTTCAAGCCATTACCTCAGGACGATCCAATGCAAAGACAGCCGGATATTTCGAAAGCAAGGCAAATTTTAAATTGGGAGCCTAAAGTATCCAGAGAAGAGGGCATGAAAAAAACATTCGACTATTTTAAAAACCTTTCAAAAGAAGAGTTATTTAAAAGCGAGCACAAGGATTTTTCAAAACACAATAGGAATTAA
- a CDS encoding O-antigen ligase family protein, protein MKIILASVYPYAFMLLYLIIPFDDYMRVLPNILLGILAVTFPFIVTKQDFKKLSRIPFLLFAFLFVYLLINTLFTDRWDEDFKIIKKVFVVISLVLLYIPIQDFQKIHKAIIFSSLAAILFSLTNLIILSITSGNFELGNSPMVIEALLVDRLYLGLLAVASILVSGQSIPRKYHPHNNYNLANIIVNILFILIIGSKLAIALLILLAIVRQFYGKRRVVKVIAAMSLSILVALFVFSLEKKHEGSNIQNFSALHKFVNSTMTWELRSEAWHCSHQIIEAEGLITTGFGFENTKEKLIDCYNESIKDAVKREEFISERYNTHNQFFDLYIGYGIVSVLLFLGFLLLVFWKSRKDYYSVAFLLSLIFYCLVENLFHRQIGVYYMGLFLILLLIKNTEIQNNNPKTELK, encoded by the coding sequence ATGAAAATTATACTCGCATCAGTATATCCATATGCCTTCATGCTGCTCTATCTTATTATTCCGTTCGATGATTATATGAGGGTTTTACCCAATATTTTATTAGGAATTTTAGCGGTTACTTTCCCTTTTATTGTTACAAAACAAGATTTTAAAAAGTTAAGCCGAATACCATTTCTTCTTTTTGCTTTCTTGTTTGTATACTTACTCATAAATACACTGTTTACAGACAGATGGGACGAAGATTTTAAAATAATTAAGAAAGTATTTGTGGTGATTAGCCTTGTGCTGCTTTATATTCCCATTCAGGATTTTCAGAAGATTCATAAAGCAATTATCTTTTCTTCTCTTGCGGCCATCCTCTTTTCCCTTACAAACCTTATTATTTTATCCATAACGTCCGGAAATTTTGAATTGGGAAATTCCCCCATGGTGATTGAGGCTTTGCTAGTTGACCGTTTGTATTTAGGTTTGTTGGCTGTTGCGAGTATTCTTGTTTCCGGGCAGTCTATTCCAAGGAAATATCACCCGCATAATAATTACAATCTGGCCAATATCATTGTAAACATTCTATTTATACTAATTATTGGTTCAAAATTAGCCATTGCACTGCTTATCTTACTTGCTATTGTCAGGCAGTTTTACGGGAAAAGAAGAGTTGTTAAAGTGATAGCTGCGATGTCGCTGTCAATACTAGTCGCATTGTTTGTTTTTTCATTAGAAAAAAAGCACGAGGGTTCGAATATACAGAATTTTTCGGCCCTGCATAAATTTGTTAACAGCACCATGACCTGGGAATTGCGTTCTGAGGCATGGCACTGTAGCCATCAAATTATTGAAGCCGAGGGTTTAATTACTACAGGATTTGGATTCGAAAATACCAAAGAAAAACTAATAGACTGTTATAATGAAAGTATAAAAGATGCTGTAAAAAGAGAGGAGTTTATTTCTGAAAGATATAACACCCATAATCAGTTTTTCGACCTGTATATCGGTTACGGAATTGTCTCTGTGCTGCTTTTTTTAGGTTTTCTTTTACTTGTTTTCTGGAAGAGCCGAAAGGATTATTATTCAGTGGCTTTTTTACTTTCATTGATATTTTATTGTTTGGTCGAAAACCTTTTCCATCGTCAAATAGGAGTTTATTATATGGGACTCTTTTTGATATTACTTTTAATTAAAAACACTGAGATTCAAAACAACAACCCAAAAACAGAGTTAAAATGA
- a CDS encoding glycosyltransferase family 4 protein produces MKVLHILYQSLPQISGSSIRSRDILMSQKEIGIEVVAITSPFQARLSNNGEDWIDGIRYLRTSKRQENAISDLKSRFFARLWKFFSIITFTQKLYITVKKENPDILHAHAMFFCGLPAIFVGKITKTPVVYEFRSLWMFQKANKRKRRIDKIIENLLLKIELITLQNANHAVLLNENLKEFLADKTKTSVKSTVINNAINTTLIDKLKRNQQSYRQKLVFGYIGTITSYEGIEFLVETFQELHDEGFSNELLLFGKGVNVESVKSKILQRSNINTIHFLGPVAPEDINSAFDQVDVIINPRLSTPLTNSVTPLKPLEAMAFEKLFIGSDVGGIKELITHNNGFLFKSEDKEDLKKVIKMTIGLSLKERRQHIESAFIFVKANKSWLVNAENYSQIYKSLIKES; encoded by the coding sequence GTGAAAGTACTTCATATTCTTTATCAATCTTTGCCTCAAATTTCAGGATCTAGTATTCGTAGTAGAGATATTCTAATGTCTCAAAAAGAAATAGGGATTGAGGTAGTAGCTATCACTTCTCCATTTCAAGCAAGACTTTCAAATAATGGAGAAGATTGGATCGATGGAATTCGATATTTACGTACTTCAAAGAGACAAGAAAACGCCATATCCGACTTAAAAAGTAGATTTTTTGCAAGATTGTGGAAATTTTTTTCTATCATCACGTTTACACAGAAATTATATATCACAGTTAAAAAAGAAAACCCGGATATTTTGCATGCGCATGCGATGTTCTTTTGTGGACTTCCTGCTATTTTTGTTGGCAAAATCACTAAAACACCGGTGGTGTATGAGTTTAGATCCCTATGGATGTTTCAAAAAGCAAATAAAAGAAAAAGAAGAATTGACAAAATAATTGAAAATTTGCTTCTCAAAATTGAGCTCATAACCTTGCAAAATGCAAATCACGCCGTTTTGCTCAACGAAAATTTAAAGGAATTTTTGGCAGATAAGACTAAAACCTCAGTTAAAAGTACAGTTATTAATAATGCAATAAACACTACTTTAATCGACAAATTAAAGCGGAATCAGCAATCTTACAGACAAAAGTTGGTTTTTGGATATATAGGCACCATTACTTCTTATGAAGGAATTGAGTTTCTAGTTGAGACATTTCAAGAATTACATGATGAAGGATTTTCGAACGAATTGTTGTTATTTGGTAAAGGAGTTAATGTAGAGAGTGTGAAAAGCAAGATACTGCAAAGGTCAAATATTAACACGATTCACTTTTTAGGACCAGTGGCTCCTGAAGACATCAATTCTGCTTTTGACCAAGTAGATGTTATTATCAATCCTAGATTAAGCACGCCACTTACCAATTCGGTGACTCCTTTAAAACCACTTGAGGCTATGGCGTTTGAAAAACTTTTTATAGGAAGTGATGTAGGCGGCATAAAAGAATTAATAACACATAATAATGGATTCTTATTTAAGTCAGAAGATAAAGAAGACCTCAAAAAAGTTATAAAAATGACAATTGGTTTGTCCTTAAAAGAGCGAAGGCAACATATTGAAAGCGCCTTCATCTTCGTTAAAGCAAATAAGAGTTGGTTGGTAAACGCCGAAAACTATAGTCAGATTTATAAGAGTTTGATTAAGGAATCTTGA
- a CDS encoding exopolysaccharide biosynthesis polyprenyl glycosylphosphotransferase, whose translation MFKRGRYSGLLRPISYVIDLSIIHVLAYQFFTSELHFIHYIIFVSIAWIILSLKSNFYEIYRFTHVAKIISLVAKQGVLYFLIVFAFFGFYNGLRIDPIAIIKYVILVMLLISIIKLTIYFLLKKYRQLLGGNNRKVVIIGLNQKTDQLRKFFLDRPEFGYKLNKTFDLRGPDKFKIEDCFEYISKNDVDEIYSSVAELNNENLIKLIDFADNNLKILKFLPDNKEIYSKKLDFAYYGVLPILSLRKIPMDEPFNKFIKRSFDVILALSIIVGILSWLTPLLGIIIKLESKGPVFFKQKRNGLDYKEFYCYKFRSMTPNPIADLYQVTKGDERITKVGRIIRKTSIDELPQFINVLKGEMSVVGPRPHMVSHTHMYAERIDKFMVRHFIKPGITGLAQVSGYRGEVENENDIINRVKYDIFYLENWSLFLDIKIVFQTVFNALRGEEKAY comes from the coding sequence ATGTTTAAACGCGGAAGATATTCGGGATTGTTGAGGCCTATTTCATATGTTATTGATCTATCAATAATACATGTTTTAGCTTATCAGTTCTTTACTTCCGAACTACATTTTATACACTACATTATTTTTGTTTCCATTGCCTGGATAATACTTTCTCTAAAATCAAATTTTTACGAAATATATCGTTTTACACATGTTGCGAAGATCATTTCTTTGGTAGCTAAGCAAGGGGTTCTATACTTTTTAATTGTGTTTGCCTTTTTTGGATTTTATAACGGATTGAGAATAGATCCAATAGCAATTATTAAATATGTCATACTTGTGATGCTATTGATTAGCATCATTAAGCTTACCATTTATTTTTTACTGAAAAAGTACAGACAACTTTTAGGCGGAAATAATAGAAAAGTAGTCATTATTGGTTTGAATCAGAAAACAGATCAATTGCGAAAATTTTTTCTGGACCGCCCCGAATTTGGTTACAAATTAAACAAGACTTTTGACCTTAGAGGGCCCGATAAATTTAAAATAGAAGACTGCTTCGAATATATTTCCAAAAACGACGTAGACGAAATTTATTCATCGGTGGCCGAACTCAACAACGAGAATTTAATTAAGTTAATCGACTTTGCAGATAATAACCTGAAAATTCTGAAGTTTTTACCTGATAATAAAGAAATCTATTCAAAGAAATTAGATTTTGCTTACTATGGTGTCCTTCCTATTTTATCACTTCGTAAAATTCCTATGGATGAACCTTTTAATAAGTTCATTAAGAGGAGTTTCGATGTGATCTTGGCACTTTCAATAATAGTTGGAATTTTATCCTGGCTTACACCCTTGTTAGGGATTATCATAAAATTAGAATCAAAAGGCCCGGTCTTTTTCAAACAAAAACGAAACGGACTGGATTATAAAGAATTTTACTGTTATAAATTTAGATCCATGACACCAAATCCCATAGCAGATCTTTATCAGGTAACAAAAGGCGATGAAAGAATTACTAAGGTTGGAAGGATAATTAGAAAAACAAGTATCGACGAACTACCACAATTTATCAATGTATTAAAAGGAGAAATGTCTGTAGTAGGTCCTCGACCACATATGGTAAGTCATACACATATGTATGCCGAGCGTATCGATAAGTTTATGGTACGCCACTTTATAAAACCCGGAATAACCGGTTTGGCACAGGTAAGTGGCTATAGAGGAGAAGTAGAAAATGAGAACGACATTATCAACCGAGTGAAATACGATATTTTCTATTTGGAAAATTGGTCACTTTTTTTAGATATTAAAATTGTGTTTCAAACAGTGTTTAATGCGCTTAGGGGAGAAGAAAAGGCCTATTAA
- a CDS encoding WecB/TagA/CpsF family glycosyltransferase: MATQRISILNTTIDNLSMRETVELIRKKIEAREQIHHVAVNAGKIVQMQKNLQLRQSVNSCDIINADGQAVIWASKVLNKPLEERVAGIDLMENLAELAHQNNYKIFLFGAKEEVVADVKNIYSNKYNNGIIAGYRNGYFSKKDEAQIAQQISDSGAHILFVAITSPIKENFLYTYREQLKNVNLIMGVGGSFDVVAGKTKRAPNWMQKIGMEWFYRFLQEPKRMWKRYLVGNTKFIALVLREKLRGGA, from the coding sequence TTGGCCACACAACGAATATCCATACTTAATACAACTATAGACAATCTTTCCATGCGAGAAACTGTAGAGTTAATCCGAAAGAAGATTGAGGCGCGTGAACAAATCCATCATGTTGCAGTAAATGCAGGTAAGATTGTGCAAATGCAGAAGAATTTGCAATTGCGACAAAGCGTGAATAGTTGCGATATAATCAATGCAGACGGACAAGCTGTAATATGGGCATCCAAGGTTTTAAACAAACCCCTTGAGGAGCGAGTTGCAGGAATTGATTTGATGGAAAATCTCGCCGAATTGGCACATCAAAATAATTATAAAATATTTCTTTTTGGGGCAAAAGAAGAGGTCGTAGCAGATGTAAAAAACATTTATTCCAATAAATACAACAATGGAATTATTGCGGGGTATAGAAATGGGTATTTTTCTAAAAAAGATGAAGCGCAAATAGCGCAACAAATATCAGACAGTGGAGCTCATATTCTTTTTGTTGCAATTACCTCTCCTATCAAAGAAAACTTTTTATACACCTATCGTGAGCAATTAAAAAATGTAAATCTTATTATGGGTGTTGGAGGTAGTTTTGACGTTGTTGCTGGTAAAACAAAACGCGCTCCAAATTGGATGCAAAAAATAGGAATGGAGTGGTTTTATCGATTTTTACAAGAACCCAAACGAATGTGGAAAAGATATCTGGTGGGCAATACAAAATTCATAGCTTTGGTTCTTAGGGAAAAACTAAGAGGTGGCGCATAA
- a CDS encoding O-antigen ligase has product MPFIRTLNILKKNALAIAISFVLISLTVKESINSIAIIIFTIVCFFHRHNGRLKLNTYVSFLLYFGCICLSLFLTREIDNVQKVLLRSLPFLVFPFCFSFIIISTKTYNKATLVFIFWMVLCTFYSHSVMLNRLFENGDNLNVLFRKDYSYIELSNTIGLHPTYYSFFLLFCIIILLNKILFSQPRKHTYLYIIITFYFSFFIVHLSSRLNILALVLLILGYIFYYFIKKRNIISAISYLLLSMLIISFLLYNVRATRYRFQQIFGFTFSNGVHHEDGLNKIKQFEAVYDANSNFFVGNGITNANQDIFSSYRAHGLDSFANKKYNAHNQYLQTFVEMGIVGESLLLFILGYYLILFKRRRFHAGFTFVLLISLLFLTESYLVRHNGIVLVVFFLCLAANYASFNSPSLEVERKGNTSIIKNQRK; this is encoded by the coding sequence ATGCCGTTTATTAGAACTTTAAACATATTAAAAAAAAATGCACTAGCAATAGCTATTTCTTTTGTTTTAATTTCTCTTACTGTAAAGGAAAGTATTAATAGCATCGCGATTATTATTTTCACAATTGTTTGCTTTTTTCATCGCCATAATGGAAGGTTAAAACTCAATACTTACGTCTCTTTTCTGCTTTACTTTGGATGTATCTGCTTGAGTCTTTTTCTCACCAGAGAAATAGACAATGTTCAAAAGGTTCTTTTGAGAAGCTTGCCTTTTTTAGTATTTCCTTTTTGTTTTTCATTTATTATTATTTCAACAAAAACATATAATAAAGCAACATTAGTTTTTATCTTTTGGATGGTCTTGTGCACATTTTATTCGCATAGTGTAATGTTAAATCGTCTTTTTGAAAATGGCGACAATTTAAATGTTTTATTCAGAAAAGATTATTCATATATTGAGTTAAGCAATACTATTGGTTTGCATCCTACTTACTATTCATTCTTCTTACTTTTCTGTATAATTATTTTACTGAATAAAATTTTATTTTCACAACCGAGAAAGCACACCTATTTATATATTATCATAACATTTTATTTTTCCTTTTTTATAGTTCACCTATCGTCTCGATTAAATATTTTGGCACTCGTTTTACTTATCTTAGGCTACATCTTCTATTATTTTATAAAAAAAAGAAACATTATTTCGGCTATTTCATACCTTTTACTTTCCATGTTGATAATTTCATTTTTATTATATAATGTCCGCGCAACGCGTTATAGATTTCAACAAATATTTGGGTTCACATTTAGCAACGGAGTTCATCATGAAGATGGACTAAACAAAATAAAACAATTTGAAGCGGTTTATGACGCCAATAGCAATTTCTTTGTCGGTAACGGGATTACCAATGCAAATCAAGATATTTTTTCCTCCTATCGGGCTCATGGTCTGGATTCATTTGCTAACAAAAAATATAACGCACACAATCAATACTTACAAACCTTTGTTGAAATGGGGATTGTGGGCGAGTCTCTTTTATTGTTTATTTTGGGTTACTATTTAATTCTATTTAAAAGACGCCGATTTCATGCAGGTTTTACATTCGTTTTGCTTATTTCTCTTCTTTTCTTGACAGAATCTTATCTTGTTAGACACAACGGTATTGTATTGGTTGTTTTTTTCTTGTGTTTAGCAGCAAATTATGCTTCATTTAATTCACCTTCTTTGGAAGTAGAAAGGAAAGGAAATACGAGCATAATCAAAAACCAAAGAAAGTAG
- a CDS encoding heparinase II/III family protein — MKYFLMLFCIILLIGCEKAIDHNLLNKRVLFDRETALTKADLIMNNKIYVWDLWEPIDYKDRIQWNINPYNSDSWVLYFHSLRMVGILARAYEYNQEDKYIEKAMVILRSWVEYNKTNLDNIYQDHMVANRVLNISHLYFVAPNILKTDDKKLIESIILEHGEWLYNDQNYTKGNHAIMQDRALMQASLTFSTFKDDEWYNKSLERVTKTFDAEITSEGVCVENSPGYHPYVMDLLQNFIVMGENFNRPFPEKYKMEYEKMVGFLTYIIKPNNKFPTFGDTYFTNSTLHFSNLYKSQELLFVDTKGLKGIKPAFTDKVYQESGYAIFREGWKKGEEFSKQTQLSFINTNQSFVHKHSDYLSFELYSNNEDLIVDAGHIGYNKDSITAYLKSTIAHNTITIDNRNINYYKVPLYEGARITNFNSNDTSAHLKAFVKPDTNTTFKRDIIYVKPNAFILIDRYELTKIQDEKMFQQAFNLGGKLLDIEKNGSDRLIAKYPNNNLHFIQKTKTEKVNIFKAEKNLRGTVADGPLKFRKGTQIVFEKDIRRKNEPFITLLLIENDKNGNIPAEDIDIYFDNPLLIVSWNNGSQKLVININD, encoded by the coding sequence ATGAAATATTTTTTGATGCTTTTTTGCATAATATTATTAATTGGATGTGAAAAAGCAATTGATCATAATTTGTTAAACAAAAGAGTATTGTTTGATCGGGAAACAGCTCTGACAAAGGCCGATCTTATTATGAATAATAAAATTTATGTATGGGATTTATGGGAACCAATAGATTACAAAGATAGAATACAATGGAATATAAACCCTTACAATAGTGATTCATGGGTACTTTACTTTCATAGTCTTAGAATGGTTGGAATTCTTGCCCGAGCTTATGAATATAATCAGGAAGACAAATATATAGAAAAGGCAATGGTAATTTTGCGATCTTGGGTAGAGTATAACAAGACCAATCTTGACAATATTTACCAAGATCATATGGTCGCAAATAGGGTTCTTAATATTTCGCATTTGTACTTTGTAGCTCCAAATATTTTAAAAACTGACGACAAAAAATTAATTGAAAGTATAATTTTAGAACATGGAGAATGGTTATACAATGATCAAAATTATACAAAGGGGAATCATGCCATCATGCAGGATCGAGCCTTGATGCAGGCATCCCTTACTTTTTCAACATTTAAAGATGATGAATGGTATAATAAATCTCTAGAAAGAGTGACGAAAACATTTGATGCGGAAATAACCAGTGAAGGGGTATGTGTAGAAAATTCCCCTGGATATCACCCATATGTTATGGATTTATTGCAAAACTTTATTGTTATGGGGGAAAATTTTAATAGACCCTTCCCAGAAAAATATAAGATGGAATATGAGAAAATGGTGGGGTTCTTGACCTATATTATTAAGCCCAATAATAAATTTCCAACATTTGGGGATACCTATTTTACAAATAGCACATTACATTTTTCAAATTTATACAAATCTCAAGAACTCCTTTTTGTAGACACTAAGGGATTAAAAGGGATAAAACCTGCATTCACAGACAAAGTATATCAAGAATCCGGATACGCTATTTTTAGAGAAGGCTGGAAAAAGGGAGAGGAATTTAGTAAACAAACACAGCTTAGCTTCATCAACACCAATCAGTCATTTGTTCATAAACATTCAGATTATTTGTCGTTTGAGCTGTATTCCAATAACGAGGATTTGATCGTAGATGCGGGACATATAGGTTACAATAAAGATTCAATTACAGCGTATTTAAAATCTACAATTGCCCACAATACAATTACTATTGACAATAGGAATATTAATTACTATAAGGTACCTCTTTATGAGGGAGCTAGAATAACCAACTTTAATAGTAACGATACGAGCGCCCATCTAAAAGCTTTTGTAAAACCTGATACGAATACAACTTTTAAGAGAGATATTATCTATGTGAAACCAAACGCCTTCATTCTTATAGATAGGTATGAATTGACTAAAATTCAGGATGAAAAAATGTTTCAACAGGCATTTAACTTGGGGGGGAAGCTACTCGATATTGAAAAAAACGGAAGTGATCGACTTATCGCAAAATATCCCAATAACAACCTTCATTTTATTCAGAAAACAAAGACGGAAAAGGTCAATATCTTTAAAGCAGAGAAAAATTTAAGAGGAACTGTGGCCGACGGGCCTTTAAAATTCAGAAAAGGAACGCAAATTGTTTTCGAAAAGGATATTCGCAGGAAGAATGAGCCTTTCATTACATTATTATTAATTGAAAATGATAAAAATGGGAATATCCCAGCCGAAGACATAGATATTTACTTTGATAACCCTTTACTAATTGTGAGTTGGAATAATGGAAGTCAAAAACTAGTAATAAACATAAATGACTAA
- a CDS encoding UDP-glucose/GDP-mannose dehydrogenase family protein, producing the protein MKITVVGTGYVGLVTGTCLAETGNEVICVDIDADKVAKMRNGIVPIYEPHLDVLFERNIKANRLRFTTSLAEGLAHGDIIFLALPTPEDEDGSADLRYVLDVSEEIGKMIKEYKVIVDKSTVPVGTADKVVEVISRHAICDFDVVSNPEFLREGFAVDDFLKPERIIVGSSSERATSLMKKLYAPFVRSGNPVIIMDERSAELTKYAANAFLATKITFMNEIANYCEKVGADVDQVRVGLGTDSRIGKRFLFPGIGYGGSCFPKDVKALKKAGADLQYDFKILDSVLKINSTQKTILIPKIEAYFNSDLANKKIAIWGLAFKPETDDIREAPSIDIINALLKRGANLTVFDPEAMPNIQKLFGDKLTYANSLYETTEDADALVICTEWSIFRTPNYQKLKQLLKNRVIFDGRNLYNLEDMESEGFTYFSIGRKQIN; encoded by the coding sequence ATGAAAATAACGGTAGTAGGAACAGGATATGTGGGGTTGGTGACAGGAACCTGTTTGGCCGAAACTGGCAATGAAGTAATCTGTGTAGACATTGATGCCGATAAGGTGGCTAAAATGCGCAATGGCATCGTGCCAATATATGAACCTCATTTGGATGTTCTCTTTGAAAGAAATATCAAGGCAAACCGCCTTAGATTTACAACTTCTTTGGCAGAAGGGTTAGCTCATGGGGATATTATCTTTTTAGCACTTCCTACGCCGGAGGACGAAGACGGATCGGCCGATTTAAGATATGTACTGGATGTTTCGGAAGAAATAGGGAAAATGATAAAAGAATACAAGGTTATCGTCGATAAGAGCACTGTTCCTGTAGGCACGGCCGATAAAGTAGTGGAGGTAATCTCAAGGCACGCCATCTGCGATTTCGATGTTGTTTCCAATCCCGAATTTTTAAGAGAAGGGTTTGCGGTAGATGACTTTTTAAAACCGGAAAGAATTATTGTAGGATCTTCAAGTGAGCGAGCAACCTCATTGATGAAAAAATTGTATGCACCCTTTGTACGATCTGGCAATCCGGTGATTATTATGGATGAACGCTCAGCCGAACTAACAAAATATGCGGCAAATGCTTTTTTGGCTACCAAGATCACCTTTATGAACGAAATTGCGAATTATTGTGAAAAAGTAGGGGCAGATGTTGATCAGGTTCGCGTTGGTCTGGGAACCGATTCAAGGATTGGAAAGCGATTCTTATTTCCGGGAATCGGTTATGGGGGCTCTTGCTTTCCAAAAGATGTTAAAGCGCTTAAAAAAGCGGGGGCCGACTTACAATACGATTTTAAAATATTGGATTCCGTACTAAAAATTAATAGTACTCAAAAAACCATATTGATTCCTAAGATAGAAGCCTACTTCAACAGTGATCTCGCAAACAAGAAAATCGCAATTTGGGGATTAGCGTTTAAACCCGAAACCGACGATATACGGGAAGCTCCTTCTATTGATATTATCAATGCATTACTGAAACGGGGTGCTAATCTCACTGTTTTTGATCCCGAAGCCATGCCCAACATACAAAAATTGTTTGGAGATAAATTAACCTATGCAAACTCATTGTACGAAACTACGGAAGATGCCGATGCTTTGGTAATTTGCACAGAGTGGAGCATCTTTAGAACTCCTAACTACCAAAAGCTGAAACAACTGTTAAAGAACCGAGTTATCTTTGACGGAAGAAACCTTTACAACTTGGAAGATATGGAGTCTGAAGGATTCACCTATTTTTCTATTGGAAGAAAACAAATAAACTAA